The DNA window CTCGCCGAGCAGCCCTGCCACTCGCAGCCGGCATGGATCTCGCGTGCGGCCCGCTCCATATCGGGTTTGACGCGGATCCTGTCGAAGAGTTTTGAATCAAGCTTCATGGTCGGCGAAGTATGGTGCGGCGCGATGTCCTCGGCAAGCCGCCGCGGACATCGCAGAGGGAAATTCCGTCCCAGAGGGAACGGAGCGGCAAAGCCCGTCGGGATCTTCGCCGCCCGGGCGGCATCAGGGAGTGATCCATGCCGGGTGGCTTCAGGCTTTGCGGCGTCGGGCCGATCCCCGCCGGCGATGCATCGCCGGCGGTCCGGCCGCAACGAGATGGAGAGGAAGACGATGACAACGAGACGCGAACGCATCAGTGCCGCGCTGCAGAAGGCCTTCAGCCCCGAGAGCCTCGAGGTGATCGACGAATCGCATCACCATGAAGGCCATGGCGGCTGGTCGGAGAGCGGCGAAACCCATTTCCGTATCCGCATCAAATCGGCGGCCTTCGACGGCAAGTCCCGCCTCAGCCAGCATCGTCTGGTCAATGACGTCTTGAAGGATGAACTTCAGGGCGGCCTGCACGCGCTCGCCATCGAGGCCCAGGGCAGTGGGGTAAATGGCAGCGGAGCGAACAGCAGCGCGTCCTGACGAGCCGTCAGGGCAGCCCGCCCGCAGTGCTATGCATATGGTGACGGCAATGCCGGGCGGCAACCGATCCGGCAACGATGGCAGAAGGCGATCAGGAGGACCGCGGGCCGGTCACGACGCGGCGCCGTCCTGACCGATCATCGCATCGCGCAGCTTTTCCAGCGCCCTCACTTCGATCTGGCGGACGCGCTCCTTGGAAATGCCCATCATCACGCCGACCTCTTCCAGCGTCGCCGCGTCTTCCGCAAGGCGGCGCACCTCCACGATCCGCCGCTCGCGGTCGGAGAGCGTTTCCAGCGCCACCGCCAGACGGTGGCTAAGCACTTCGCCGTCGATCGAATCCTGCGCCAGTTGGTCGGGCAGCGGCGCGTCGCTGATCAGCAGGTCCATCCGCTCGACCCCGTTGTCCTCGTCGTCGGACACGGGCGCGTTCAGGGAGGCATCGGGCGCCGACAGGCGGCTCGCCATCACGGTCACGTCGGCCTTGCTCACCCCGATGGCCTGGGCGATCTGCCGGTAGACCTCGTCGTCGGTGGCGGCCTGATCGTTGCGAAGGATTTTGGCGCGAAGGGCGCGCAGGTTGAAAAACAGCGCCTTCTGCGCCGAGGAGGTTCCGCCGCGCACGATCGACCAGTTCCGCAGCACGAAGTCCTGCATCGAGGCACGAATCCACCAGCTCGCGTAGGTCGAGAACCGGACCTCGCGGGCCGGATCGAAGCGGGACGCCGCCTCCAGAAGGCCGACGTGCCCTTCCTGGATGAGATCGGACAGCGGGAAGCCGTAGTGGCGAAAACGTCCGGCCGTCGAAATCACCAGCCGCATATGTGCCTGGGTGATGGCATGGAGCGCGCTCTGGTCGTGAAGGTCCCGCCATCGCTCGGCGAGTTCACGTTCCTCGTCTCGCTCCAGATAGGGAGCGGCCCGCGCCGCCCGCATGATCCAAGCACTGTCCGGATCGAAGCGCCCCATGGTCGCGTCCTCCTTTGTGCCTCTTGCCGGGACCGTCCCGGCAGCCATGGCCAACATTCCCGCCATACGCGCATTGCTGGCCGGTTCGCCAATGCGCATCAACAGCCTGATAGGGACAAGACCTGATCAAGACATAAGTCTTCGCCCTGGCTTCTGCTACGTGTTTCTACGGTTCGGCGATCAGTTTGGTTCATGTTGGCCGAAAAGATTCACTCATTTTTGCGTGATCGGGAAAAATCTCCCGCCGATTGATTCCGCATCGGGGCCAAATTGCACCCTGTGGTCGAATCGATCCAGCCGGATGACCCAACCCGGACGTGGCGCCACCGGTTCGCGGCCGGCGCGGGACGGAGCATCGAAGCTGATGTAGCATGCGGGGCAGCGCCGGGCGGCGGACCGATGGCAGCGTTGCCCGGCAAGGTTCATCCGTGAAGAACGAGGCAGATCATGGACTTTACCGGCATCAGCTATCTTGCGGTCGTCCTTGCTGCGGTGGCCGGCTTTGCGGTCGGCGCGCTCTGGTACGGCCTGCTGTTCGGCAGGGCCTGGATGACCGCGCTCGGCAAGAGCCGCGAGGATCTTGGCGGCGGCGCGCGGCCATTCGTCACATCGATCATCGCCAATCTGGTCATGGCCTGGCTGTTGGCCGGCCTCATCGGGCATATCGGCCCCGTCGACCCGGTCTCGGGCCTGATCACGGCCTTTTTCGTCTGGCTCGCCTTCATCGCGACGACGATGACGGTCAACTACGCCTTCCAGGGCGCTCGCCCCGCACTGCTTCTCATCGATGCCGGCCACTGGCTGGCCGTTCTCCTCGTCATGGGTCTCGTCATCGGCCTCGTCGGCGCTTGAAATCGCCCTCTCCGGCGAACACCTGCGAGAGGTACGTAGCGCGCGCCAACGCTACGAAAGTGCGAGTTTTCACCAGTGGACGATGATGCTGCACCTGCGCATAATGCCGTCCGACAACGGTTCAACGAGTTTGCGCCCGACCGGTCCCACCGGAACGGACGCGAGAAGAAAAAAGCCGGGAGGACATAGATGACGGACGCGGTAATCCCCGTTCCGGCCGTGATGGCCGACAACGCCTACGTGAACAACGAAGCCTATCTCGCCATGTACAAGCACTCGGTCGAGGACCCGGATGGCTTCTGGGGCGAGGTCGGCAAGAGGCTTGACTGGATCAAGCCCTATACCAAGGTCAAGAACACCAGCTACGACCCGCACAACGTCTCGATCAAATGGTTCGAGGACGGCGTGCTGAACGTCTCCGCCAACTGCGTCGACCGGCATCTGGCGACGAAAAGCGACCAGGTCGCCATCATCTGGGAAGGCGACAATCCGGCTGAATCGAAGTCGATCACCTATCGCGAGCTCTACGAGAACGTCTGCAAGTTCGCCAACGTCCTGAAGGCGCACGGCGTCAAGAAGGGCGACCGGGTCACCATCTACCTGCCGATGATCCCCGAGGCGGCCTATGCGATGCTCGCCTGCGCCCGCGTCGGCGCCATCCACTCCATCGTCTTCGCCGGCTTTTCTCCCGACAGCCTCGCGGGCCGCGTCGAGGACTGCGATTCCAAGATCATCCTGACCGCCGACGAGGGCCTGCGCGGCGGACGCAAGGTTCCGCTCAAGACCAACGTCGACGCGGCGCTGGAAAAAGTCTCGGGCGTGACGTCGGTGATCGTCGTCAAGCGCACCGGCGGCGACGTCCCGATGACCGACGGCCGCGACTATTTCTATGACGCCGAGGCAGCCAAGGTCTCCGCCGACTGCCCGGTCGAGCCGATGAACGCGGAAGACCCGCTCTTCATCCTCTATACCTCCGGGTCCACCGGCAAGCCAAAGGGCGTGCTGCATACGACGGGCGGCTATCTCGTCTACGCCTCGATGACCCACCAGTATGTCTTCGACTACCATGACGGCGACGTCTACTGGTGCACGGCCGACGTCGGCTGGGTCACCGGCCACAGCTACATCGTCTACGGTCCGCTCGCCAACGGCGCGACGACGCTGATGTTCGAGGGCGTGCCGAACTATCCCTCGCCGGCGCGCTGCTGGGAGGTGATCGACAAGCACAACGTCAACATCTTCTACACCGCCCCGACGGCGATCCGCGCCCTGATGGGCGCCGGCGACGAGCATGTGACCAAGACGTCGCGCAAGTCGCTGAAGCTGCTGGGGTCTGTCGGCGAACCGATCAATCCCGAAGCCTGGATGTGGTACTACAACGTCGTCGGCGAGAAGCGCTGCCCGATCGTCGATACCTGGTGGCAGACGGAGACCGGCGGCATCCTGATCACCCCGCTTCCGGGCGCGACGATCCTGAAGCCGGGCTCCGCAACGCGTCCCTTCTTCGGCGTCGAGCCGGCGATCGTCGACGCGGAAGGCGGCATCCTTGAGGGCGCGACCGAGGGCAACCTCGTCATCACCACCTCCTGGCCGGGCCAGATGCGCACGATCTATGGCGATCACGAGCGCTTCGTGCAGACCTATTTCACCACCTACAAGGGCTACTATTTCACCGGTGACGGCTGCCGGCGCGACGCGGACGGCTACTACTGGATCACCGGCCGCGTCGACGACGTCATCAACGTCTCCGGCCACCGCATGGGCACGGCCGAGGTCGAGTCCGCGCTGGTTGCCCACCCGAAGGTCTCCGAGGCCGCCGTCGTCGGCTACCCGCATGACCTCAAGGGCCAGGGCATCTACTGCTACGTGACGCTGATGGACGGCGAGGAGCCGACCGACGATCTCAAGAAGGAACTCAGGAACTGGGTCCGCAGCGAGATCGGGCCGATTGCCTCGCCGGATCTGATCCAGTTCGCGCCCGGCCTGCCGAAGACGCGCTCGGGCAAGATCATGCGTCGTATCCTCAGGAAGATCGCCGAGGACGAGTTCGGCTCGCTCGGCGATACCTCGACGCTCGCCGACCCCGGCGTCGTCAACGACCTCATCGACAACCGCCAGAACCGCAAGGCAAGCTGAGTTCTGCCGCGGTTGACGTGAAAGACAAGCCCCGGAACCGCTCGGTTTCGGGGCTTTTTCATTGAGCGGAGGAGATAGCGCGCGAGGGGATGTCACCCGGATCGTCTGCGCGGTAGCCAGCGCCTACTGGCTTTCGACATCACCCTGAAGCTCCAGCGCGCAACTCGCCGACGACTGCGCCACGACCTCCTGATCCTCTTTCGAGACGAAGCGCTTCGTCCAGTAATCGGTGCTGTCCAGCTTGCCGGCAACGCAGCCGCAGTGCGCCTCGCAGAAGGCGGCCTCGCCGCCCATGTCCTTGCAGGACGTGACACAGGAGCCGACGAAGGCCGAACGCTGCGCGGCTTCGTTCGGCGGGATCACCATCGCCGCAAGGTCGGTCAGGCCGAAGAGCAACGGCTGGTGGATCAGATAGATGATCAGCGAATGCCGGCCGGCGAAGACCAGTCCCCGGCCGAGCCGGCCTTTCGCCACGAATGCCGCGAGGTGCTGCGTCCAGCCGCGATCGACCATGATCCGCCCGAGCGCGATGCCGCCAAGCACCGCCCCGAACCAGGGAAAGAGCGGCACGAAGTCGTTGGCCGGCCGTACCCAGTTCGCAAGCCCGGTCCACCAGACGGCGAAGCCCGCATCGCCCGGCACCGACACGGCAAGCGGCAACGCAAGAGCGATGGCGGCGGCAATGACGGTCAGGGCAACGGGAAGACGGACGAAGGCAAGGCCGAGGACACTCGCGACCGCGATATTGTGGAGGATGCCGAAATAGATGAAGGCATCGGGAAAGACGAAGTAGGTGACCAGCGTGATCGCCGCCGCCGAGAGGGCAATCTGGCCGAACCGGATGAGGAAGGGCCTCAGCCGAAAGCCGCGTCGATGCGCCAGAACCAGCGAAATACCGACGAGGATGAGGAAGGACGAGGCAATTGCCTGTGCATAGTGGTGCCAGGCCGGCTCGGACGCGACATTGACGTTGATGAAGCCGAAATAGGACAGGTCCCAGGCAAAATGATAGCTCGCCATCGCGAGGATCGCGAACGCGCGGGCGATATCCAGAAGATCGATCCGCCGTGATTTGCCCTGTTCCGCCGCCGTCCGGTCCATGGCCTCGGCCATACGCGTCTCCCTGAACTGGTCTTTCTCGCCACCACGTGGCCGATCAACTATCGCTAGCGCATTTCAACGGGCGCTCATATCAAATCCCTATGACCGCGACCGCTCCACGCCTGACCTCCGGGACCGACACCCTCCCGCCAAGCGGTTCGCCGACAGGAAGACCATGAACGACGATCCTGCCATTTTCGAGGGGGAAAGCGAGGGGCTTGCCTGGCGCCGCATTGCCGGGCGTGGCAGCCGCACGCTTGCCGTCGTCTTTTCGCAGGTTCGTGTCCCGAAGGGAAAATTCGGCCTTTCACGGCTCTTCGCACGCACCGCCCACCACGGCCTGTTCCTCAACGACCTGACGGGCGGTTGGTATCGCGATCAGGAGCGGGTCATCGATGAAGCGGTGGACGACGCCATCAAGACCCTGAAACCGGACCGCATCGTCTACTACGGCAGCTCCATGGGCGGTTGGGGTGCGCTCGTGACCGCCCTTCGGCGCGGCGACGGCAAGGCCGTTGTCTTCGCGCCCGATCTTTTGGTCGGAGAGCCGGGCAGCCGCAGCGCCATGGCCGGACTGTCGCCGCATCCGGACGAGGCTTCCCTCACAAAGTTGGTCGCAACAGGCAGCAAGCATCACCGCCATGATCTGGTCTTCGGTCTCTTCGACGCCTACGACGCGGGAACGGCGGCAAGCCTTGCGGCACTCGACCACCCGTCCATCAATCTCGTCCCCGTCGCCTCGACCCACGAGGTCCACGATCACCTCTATTCGATCAACGTCATCCGCCGCGTGATTTCCACCTTCGACCGGGCAATCGAAACGGAAATCGCCTCGAAAGGCCTGCTGATCGAAAATCCGGACTGGCCGCAGCTCGCCCGGCTTGGCGCCCTCGCCCGGCAGATGGCTTCCGGCGAACGGGTCACGTCCATCGAGATCGAGGCTCTTGGCCTTTCCGGCAATCCCGGCGCAATGGAGCTGGCCGCCCGCGCCGACCTGCTCTCAGGCGATACAAGCCGCGCAATCCACCGCCTGGAAAAACTCGTCCGCCGCCTGCACGACGAACCGGACTACGCCACCATTACCAAGCGCTCCAAGAAGGCACCGGCCCTGATGCTGCTGGACCTGTTGCGGCGTGAAGGCCGCGAAAAAGACATGGCCGCGCTCACCCAGGAATTGGCGCTCCGCTACCCGGAAGACGGGCGTTTCGGTCCGGTCTCTTCGTGACTACGGCGGAAACGCCAATGGCCGGTCCCCTTCGGAACCGG is part of the Hartmannibacter diazotrophicus genome and encodes:
- a CDS encoding BolA family protein; protein product: MTTRRERISAALQKAFSPESLEVIDESHHHEGHGGWSESGETHFRIRIKSAAFDGKSRLSQHRLVNDVLKDELQGGLHALAIEAQGSGVNGSGANSSAS
- a CDS encoding RNA polymerase factor sigma-32, which gives rise to MGRFDPDSAWIMRAARAAPYLERDEERELAERWRDLHDQSALHAITQAHMRLVISTAGRFRHYGFPLSDLIQEGHVGLLEAASRFDPAREVRFSTYASWWIRASMQDFVLRNWSIVRGGTSSAQKALFFNLRALRAKILRNDQAATDDEVYRQIAQAIGVSKADVTVMASRLSAPDASLNAPVSDDEDNGVERMDLLISDAPLPDQLAQDSIDGEVLSHRLAVALETLSDRERRIVEVRRLAEDAATLEEVGVMMGISKERVRQIEVRALEKLRDAMIGQDGAAS
- a CDS encoding DUF1761 domain-containing protein, producing MDFTGISYLAVVLAAVAGFAVGALWYGLLFGRAWMTALGKSREDLGGGARPFVTSIIANLVMAWLLAGLIGHIGPVDPVSGLITAFFVWLAFIATTMTVNYAFQGARPALLLIDAGHWLAVLLVMGLVIGLVGA
- the acs gene encoding acetate--CoA ligase codes for the protein MTDAVIPVPAVMADNAYVNNEAYLAMYKHSVEDPDGFWGEVGKRLDWIKPYTKVKNTSYDPHNVSIKWFEDGVLNVSANCVDRHLATKSDQVAIIWEGDNPAESKSITYRELYENVCKFANVLKAHGVKKGDRVTIYLPMIPEAAYAMLACARVGAIHSIVFAGFSPDSLAGRVEDCDSKIILTADEGLRGGRKVPLKTNVDAALEKVSGVTSVIVVKRTGGDVPMTDGRDYFYDAEAAKVSADCPVEPMNAEDPLFILYTSGSTGKPKGVLHTTGGYLVYASMTHQYVFDYHDGDVYWCTADVGWVTGHSYIVYGPLANGATTLMFEGVPNYPSPARCWEVIDKHNVNIFYTAPTAIRALMGAGDEHVTKTSRKSLKLLGSVGEPINPEAWMWYYNVVGEKRCPIVDTWWQTETGGILITPLPGATILKPGSATRPFFGVEPAIVDAEGGILEGATEGNLVITTSWPGQMRTIYGDHERFVQTYFTTYKGYYFTGDGCRRDADGYYWITGRVDDVINVSGHRMGTAEVESALVAHPKVSEAAVVGYPHDLKGQGIYCYVTLMDGEEPTDDLKKELRNWVRSEIGPIASPDLIQFAPGLPKTRSGKIMRRILRKIAEDEFGSLGDTSTLADPGVVNDLIDNRQNRKAS
- a CDS encoding DUF1624 domain-containing protein is translated as MAEAMDRTAAEQGKSRRIDLLDIARAFAILAMASYHFAWDLSYFGFINVNVASEPAWHHYAQAIASSFLILVGISLVLAHRRGFRLRPFLIRFGQIALSAAAITLVTYFVFPDAFIYFGILHNIAVASVLGLAFVRLPVALTVIAAAIALALPLAVSVPGDAGFAVWWTGLANWVRPANDFVPLFPWFGAVLGGIALGRIMVDRGWTQHLAAFVAKGRLGRGLVFAGRHSLIIYLIHQPLLFGLTDLAAMVIPPNEAAQRSAFVGSCVTSCKDMGGEAAFCEAHCGCVAGKLDSTDYWTKRFVSKEDQEVVAQSSASCALELQGDVESQ